A segment of the Centropristis striata isolate RG_2023a ecotype Rhode Island chromosome 15, C.striata_1.0, whole genome shotgun sequence genome:
TACATCGTTTTCTTTTGCATTCTCAGGTTAGTAGGTACAGTCCACAGTCAGCCACACAGCTCAGCCGAAGCTAAAGTGGTTATATGGGGGACACGTGCTTAATGGTTTAATCATTATTATCTCAGGCTCGGTGGTTCGgcacaaaacaaatattaagtTAGCCCAACATAACATTTTGTACTTCTTCAACCCTTCAGGGTCTCTTTAAGGGAACAGTTCTTcacttaacttgttgtcccaattaaacatcacatacgggatcaaatatgcaccacacctgacttattctgaaaggatttcccacatgttttttctccggggagagggatctgtgcaTCATGGATCGATGTGCACCTGCAGtgttaacatctccatgttaaaccaaaggggaaacagtcggcgatcgggactttgacacagtaattaaggcaggTTAACTGTGAAAAATCCACAATCCATAatccataatcagaatcacaagtactttattgatccccggaGTGAAATTCGGtatgtataaaaatagtggaaatagcagaatatatagaataaacaatcttaacatcaaaacatatagacttcaagatactatcattgcacaagtaagcagcaggtgaagtctaaaatatgattatagatgaaaaaaaatcatctatcccctcatatttagaacgggttattgatggtggaaaacggcattttccctccattttccgagagctataaactataaaaataatgccagttgtgtgtagtatGAGTTTAGACACGAATCaagttttaaatagagcataaaagacagtagtttctgccaaacaaaagtttgcggtgccaccgcacatCCTCACGGCACCTCGAAAGGTTGCGGAGcggtccgcacattctcacggcaagttcacttttcatacatgtgtgGTGTGTGCGGAAAAAAACAGCgtacgcaatgtttttgtgtgtacgcagcgttgatacatgaggcccctgattactcaagataatccacagaccttgctgtgagcagtttcatgtcgAAACTTTCGTAGAAAAAATATAGTTCCTGCATGAAACTGCTGACAACAAGGTCTGAGGATTATGTTGAAAAACTGTGTAAATTTTTTTATGAAAGACATTTCTGTTGAGTTTATCAgatggtttttttttggcattttgagcACCACAATCAAAGTGCCATGGAGTTCCATTATATTGGAGAGAAGCCAAGACATATCTATGGTCAATATCTCCATCACCCAGCAACTCGTACCAGaataattattgtattgataaaaatgaataaaatatgtagTTTTGGTTTTTTGGGGGTGAACGGTGCTTTAAAGCACAAAGTGCTTTAGACTGACCAAAGTCATACTAATATTTGACCATTAGATAGCATTTCCACTTAAATTgattaaataacaaaaaggaaaaatctaACAGAAACATTGattctttaaataaaatctaGGCTGACTTTAGTCCACCTTCTAGTTGAAAAAAAGAACCCGTGAAATAATACTGTATATTTCTAACTTTAGGAAACTGTTGGGAGGGTTCTACTCCTGGTCTGCCGGGTTCGGCTCGGCACTGCCTGCCTCCTATATTGCCATCCTCCTGGAGCGCAAGAGCAGGTGAGATTCCCATCTGTGTCTTTTCACTAGACTTTTCATGCTTTTCCTACCCTCTCAAAGTCTTTTCATGCACAAAAATGGCACCTATTGTTTGGAACCTAATTAAATTGTTGTATAATCCGACGTGGCCTTGTAATTATTGATTCTCTGTTTATTGAGAATTtatgtctccctctctccctccaccaGGAGAGGGCTGCTGACAATATACATGACGAATCTTGTAAGAGCTACCctgttcatttaaatattatttgttaCATGCAAAGTGACATGTCTGCCTTTAACAGCGTAATCTTGTTTTCAGGCCACTGAGACTTTGTTCCGTATGGCAGTGACACGAGGCATCGTCAAGCCCATCAAACATGGCGAGGTAAGATGACAGCTAGATAGAGCTAAATATTTGGGGTTGGTgactaaataatattttttttaaaaccactgACCACTAAATATGCATATGTCAGTAAAGATTATGAAGTAACTTGTTATTAATCTTGTGTTCCTTGGAGATTAAATGTACCTAATAATTACATTCCTTCTGCTTTCCTTTTAGGTGCTCTTGTTCTGCATAACTGCATCGCTCTACATGTTCTTCTTCAGGTCAGATtcttaaagtgaaaaatgaaaaaaaaattgtccatTTATAACACCCTCGGATtgtaaaaaaagttgggatgctatttaaaatgtaaatgaaaatagaatgcatcaaattcagaatttatatttacaaaaataaaaataaacatttaaatgtttttattagcataaaatatattatcttTGTACAGTTTAGGATTAGCAAAGTTTTGCACAATGTTCGAGCCTTTATTGTATTATCATTAGCCTTCAGATATTAAAAATTTTAAGTCAAATCTTATAATTGAGttaaattttgtgttttatcctGTAGGAGTAAAGATGATCTGAAAGGCTTTGCATTCTCTGCGTTAAAGTAAGTTGTCTCTCATTGCGCCTTCATGTAGATTGACTGATTGTGTTGTGGTAAATCTTACAGAGGTGTTGTGCCTTTTCTGTCACAGGTTCATTGTCGGGAAAGAAGAGCTTCCAACCCAGTCTATTGCAGCAGAACAGAGCTCCACCAGGCCACCAGAGAGGACAGCTGCTGTAGAGGCGGAGGGTTCACAAGTGTCTGCAGAAGGGCCCGGCTCCAGGAGGAAAACTCTGCTCGCCTACACCAGGGAGATGCTAGAGTCAATGTGAGAGAATACACACCTTTATGAGCTGAAATacgtgccaccagaaactgaattttaattatttatatttgaatttgaatcgcttaacttgaataattgcattataaactgaatttgaatcacatcatttgaatttgtattgttcagttttaatcattgcattgaaaaactgaatcagaattgtaatttgaaatttaattagtttggaactgaacattcagttctcacaattctaACTATCAAGCGCAGAAAACGGATGtgctctgtgtatctgcgctcgattgctctgcctcaactacccggatgttcttcacagaaaatttaaattgaattgtgagaactgagtgttcagttccaaactaataaattcaatttcaaattacaattcagattcagtttttcaatgcaatgattaaaactgaacaatacaaattcaaattatgtgattcaaattcaaatataaataattcagattcagtttctggtggcacagaTTTCAGCCCATACACCTTTACACTGACACCATTTCTACAGAGTGCCCTGGATTGACttgctgtttctgtttcttaaaTAATCCAGATGCAAAAAGGGTCCAAGACACAGATGTTGTAAACACTACCAAGACAACTGCATTTCCTACTGTGTGAAAGTAAGATACTTTTTGTTAAAATGATGGATTTATAATACTTAAATTCTGTATTATtcatacaataataatacaatattgttgttttttctttcattgtcCAGGGTTTTGTCAGGATGTTCAGTGTTGGCTACCTGATTCAGTGTTGTCTCAAAGTGCCTTCAGCGTTCAGGCACCTGTTTACTAAACCATCACGGCTCCCGTCGCTCTTCTACAACAAGGAGAACTTCCAGCTAGGGGCATTTCTGGGATCTTTCGTCAGCATCTACAAGGTACATTTCATACTTTTGTTGCactatttgttttttccttccCTGCCTCCTTTCTTGCTTTAAGTTTGGCAAAAATATTGACAAACAATTATCTCAATTGTATCTCCTTAACCCTATGAACCTCAAGCcaattttatggctttttttattgctttaactGTGGTGTAAGTTTTTACAGCactatataagtcctgcacctttACGGAAATAACACAGTCGTGGATAGAATTAATGATAACTTCAaattagttatatatatatatatatatataacacagttataatgccacAAACCATTATAAAAAGTTTGTttagaaattattaaaaaatctaaataagaAATCCAATATTTTTCCAAGTTCCCACAAGTAATGCCAACATTGGAATAAAAAGGGAGTGGccctccacatgctatacaaagTTATATTTTCATAGTCTCTACCttcagcctctcttgtcctcccTTCTCAAGTCACTCATATCTGACCTGTTGCATTGGGGAGCACAGAATCTATTGTTTCTTTTACAGGATCTGAATAGTgcaaatggtttttttttttgttgttgttgatttttttcaaacaagACATGTGGAACATAGGGATTTTGGTGAAATATCACCATTTTAAACAGCTTGTCACAAGTGATTCGTTGACCGTTGGAAATCTGAAAATCTGATGATAACTTATGTTTTTACAGTCTCtagctatgataaatggtgccattttagtgttttttttaatgaaagaagCAGGCCTTTCAAATCcactggggttcagagggttaaggacACATTTGATTTGTGATCTCTGATTCTGATTCGTCCTCACATATTTTGTATACTGTTTTGGCATATTTTCTTATCAAACATCTTAGTATCtattgtgatgtcatgtgagtataatgtattgtttgtttttttgtttttctttcactcaGGGAACAAGCTGCTTGCTGCGCTGGCTGCGTAACATTGATGATGAACTCCATGCACTGATAGCTGGTGAGGCAGGATTGTCAAAATTCTTGTGGCGCCATTCTCCTCCAGATTGTCTCAGCTGATTTTAATCTGCTTGACAattgtctctttctctttctgtcttttaggCTTCCTGGCCGGTATCTCCATGTTCTTTTACAAAAGCACGACGATATCCATGTATCTCTTCTCCAAGCTGGTGGAGGTAAAAGCAATCTCAAACACATGTAATATTGATCACATTAAAAAGACTATTTCATTGTCAAGATAATATACAATCCAGC
Coding sequences within it:
- the tmem135 gene encoding transmembrane protein 135 produces the protein MAALSKIPHNCYEIGHTWDPSCVGAAVDVARGALEVSFKIYAPLYLIAAILRRRKKDYYLKKLLPEILWSTSFLTANGGLYIVFFCILRKLLGGFYSWSAGFGSALPASYIAILLERKSRRGLLTIYMTNLATETLFRMAVTRGIVKPIKHGEVLLFCITASLYMFFFRSKDDLKGFAFSALKFIVGKEELPTQSIAAEQSSTRPPERTAAVEAEGSQVSAEGPGSRRKTLLAYTREMLESICKKGPRHRCCKHYQDNCISYCVKGFVRMFSVGYLIQCCLKVPSAFRHLFTKPSRLPSLFYNKENFQLGAFLGSFVSIYKGTSCLLRWLRNIDDELHALIAGFLAGISMFFYKSTTISMYLFSKLVETMYFKGIEAGRFPYFPHADTLIYAISTAICFQAAVMEVQNLRPTYWKFLLRLTKGRFALMNRQLLDVFGTQASRDFKGFVPKLDPRFTTMLPPGADIQLG